The following proteins are encoded in a genomic region of Planococcus lenghuensis:
- a CDS encoding YitT family protein, whose amino-acid sequence MDRLIRLSIVFVASVVLAASLNLFLLPHEILTGGVSGIAMILGLMTPVNTGIWIIILNIPILILGWMKLGKVFIANSVFSVLVTSVALLYIPVMELTGDVLLSSVFGGVIAGIAIGLIVRFHSSTGGFDVVGLFLTMKKDIPLGGLVFAMNSTVVFISGFIFSWELAMYTMASIYITGLVVDRIHTRHVKLSLMVVTNKGEEVKKELLDNLYRGITVVDGEGAYSEAQLKVLYTVINRYELALVRPLIRNIDPNAFVSINETMEVMGNFRRDDPSNKTAHSKKNAA is encoded by the coding sequence ATGGATCGGCTGATCAGACTTTCTATTGTATTCGTGGCGTCTGTCGTCCTGGCAGCGTCACTTAATTTGTTTTTATTGCCGCATGAAATCCTGACAGGCGGCGTATCAGGGATTGCCATGATTCTCGGGCTAATGACGCCGGTCAATACGGGTATCTGGATTATTATTTTAAATATCCCGATTCTCATCCTCGGCTGGATGAAGCTCGGTAAAGTGTTTATCGCGAACAGCGTTTTCTCAGTGCTTGTAACATCAGTGGCGCTTTTGTATATCCCGGTCATGGAATTGACAGGTGATGTACTGCTATCCTCGGTATTCGGCGGTGTGATTGCCGGTATCGCGATCGGCTTAATTGTCCGTTTTCATAGTTCAACGGGCGGATTTGATGTCGTGGGGCTATTCCTGACGATGAAAAAGGACATCCCGCTCGGCGGCCTCGTCTTTGCCATGAACAGTACCGTTGTGTTCATCTCAGGTTTCATTTTTTCATGGGAACTCGCGATGTACACGATGGCATCCATTTACATCACGGGACTTGTCGTGGACCGCATCCATACGCGTCACGTTAAACTGAGCCTGATGGTTGTGACGAATAAAGGAGAGGAAGTCAAAAAAGAATTGCTGGATAATTTATATCGCGGCATTACCGTCGTCGACGGAGAAGGGGCTTATTCGGAAGCACAGCTTAAAGTGCTCTATACCGTCATTAACCGCTATGAATTGGCCCTTGTGCGTCCGTTGATCAGAAATATCGATCCAAATGCGTTCGTCAGTATCAATGAAACAATGGAAGTGATGGGTAATTTCAGAAGAGACGATCCTTCAAATAAAACTGCACATTCCAAGAAGAACGCAGCATAA
- a CDS encoding DinB family protein produces MENRFFQLGLTGRASHVHTGKIAEGLDWRTAGKRPADLTYSVWEVLFHMIYWQDYLLAQLRGESPVRPERAAESWPAEPAPADEAAWNEAVTRFIEGLQTAVTEAEDDLYAIVHKEQMRMEILMSLITHNSYHAGQIVLIRRALGAWPPSSGGDTW; encoded by the coding sequence ATGGAGAACCGATTTTTTCAATTAGGATTGACCGGGAGAGCAAGCCATGTCCATACCGGAAAAATAGCGGAGGGACTGGATTGGCGGACTGCCGGTAAACGGCCGGCGGATCTGACGTATTCCGTCTGGGAAGTGCTTTTTCATATGATTTACTGGCAGGATTATTTGCTCGCTCAGCTGCGGGGTGAATCGCCGGTGAGACCGGAGCGGGCGGCGGAATCCTGGCCGGCTGAGCCGGCACCGGCGGACGAGGCTGCATGGAACGAAGCCGTTACCCGGTTCATAGAAGGTTTGCAGACAGCTGTGACAGAAGCGGAAGATGATCTGTATGCGATTGTGCACAAAGAACAGATGCGCATGGAGATTCTGATGAGTCTCATAACACATAATAGTTACCATGCCGGCCAGATCGTGCTGATACGCCGGGCGCTCGGTGCCTGGCCGCCTTCGAGTGGAGGCGACACTTGGTAA
- a CDS encoding RDD family protein, which produces MEQLTKRRVKASAIDFAMATAITLTIEQLLRKKIKNEAFHVLITPTAVQWGLEFIQLKQSGQTVGYKQQGLVLENSHGSELATMQIAKRIFYRDTIGPWVYWKERKKLESGNGAILPQDRFSGTIVRETKREMNH; this is translated from the coding sequence ATGGAACAACTTACAAAGAGACGAGTGAAGGCAAGTGCGATTGACTTTGCAATGGCCACTGCGATTACGTTGACAATCGAGCAACTGCTCCGCAAAAAAATAAAAAATGAAGCGTTCCATGTATTAATTACGCCAACTGCCGTTCAATGGGGTCTGGAATTCATTCAATTGAAGCAGAGCGGGCAGACGGTAGGATACAAACAGCAAGGACTCGTCCTCGAAAACAGCCATGGTTCCGAATTGGCCACTATGCAGATTGCCAAACGAATCTTTTACCGTGATACGATCGGTCCGTGGGTTTACTGGAAAGAACGGAAAAAGCTCGAAAGTGGAAATGGTGCAATATTGCCGCAGGACCGGTTTTCAGGAACGATTGTGAGAGAAACAAAGAGAGAAATGAATCACTGA
- a CDS encoding PucR family transcriptional regulator translates to MNITVQEALQLPVMAKARLVAGAAGIHRPIRWVTIVEVIEDINRLQPGEFLITTAYGLADNRQHFLDLLRMNKLSGVALYTGFYLKEMPASFIEAANASGLPLIDIPSDINFSAITEGILQEIANRQTEIISSSLNTHKELTGLVLKGGGEETVTHTLAKLTETSVFLLNEIGEMTQAVPCHPRMADRDFGGHPVFADCRESFRPVEIEEDDLHLLVHPIVADNVFYGAIISGKPKNAWKETDRAVIEHAATVYAIERLKSDAVEQTQVRLRGEFLEEILHKNFRSRSAAVEHGRKFGFDLSRPHTVLHLKLAPPLPGNGQTGDLQAHVTAVLGREKLNFLMKERLEAITVLLPMPAADCAAIAEMIHMGWDTESSAIRLIIGLGRTYEDVSRFSESAAEAVTAADLHDLLLNQKEIIHYDELGTYQLLLQVKDSGGDLSSFYRQVLGSLIRSNGHGIDFIATLTAYFKHNFNTQAAAEELFIHRHTLKYRLNQAQQKCGWDLDSADERLKLQLAVAAYRLDQHLEN, encoded by the coding sequence ATGAATATCACAGTCCAGGAAGCGCTGCAGCTGCCGGTGATGGCGAAAGCCCGGCTGGTGGCCGGTGCAGCAGGCATCCACCGGCCGATCCGGTGGGTGACGATTGTTGAAGTGATTGAAGACATTAACCGGCTCCAGCCGGGGGAATTCCTGATCACCACCGCATACGGACTGGCAGACAACCGGCAGCATTTCCTCGATCTGCTGCGGATGAATAAATTATCCGGTGTGGCGTTATACACCGGGTTTTATTTGAAAGAAATGCCGGCGTCATTCATAGAAGCTGCCAACGCGAGCGGCCTGCCGCTCATTGATATTCCGTCGGATATTAATTTTTCCGCAATTACGGAAGGCATTTTGCAGGAAATCGCGAACCGGCAGACGGAGATCATTTCATCTTCACTGAATACCCACAAGGAATTGACCGGACTCGTGCTAAAAGGCGGCGGTGAGGAAACGGTGACCCATACACTTGCCAAGCTGACGGAGACCTCCGTTTTTCTTTTAAATGAAATTGGGGAGATGACACAGGCCGTCCCATGTCATCCACGCATGGCTGATCGGGATTTCGGTGGTCATCCTGTATTTGCAGACTGCAGGGAGTCATTCAGACCGGTGGAAATTGAGGAAGATGACCTGCATTTGCTGGTTCATCCGATTGTGGCGGATAATGTGTTTTACGGGGCAATCATCTCAGGCAAACCGAAAAACGCATGGAAAGAGACAGATCGCGCGGTCATCGAACATGCGGCGACGGTATATGCCATTGAGCGGCTGAAAAGCGATGCGGTGGAACAGACGCAGGTCCGATTGCGCGGGGAGTTCCTGGAGGAGATTCTCCATAAGAATTTCAGGAGCCGGTCTGCAGCGGTCGAGCATGGCAGAAAGTTCGGTTTTGATCTTTCCCGGCCGCACACAGTCTTGCATCTGAAGCTTGCGCCACCGCTGCCCGGCAACGGACAGACCGGCGACCTTCAGGCACACGTCACTGCAGTGCTCGGGCGGGAAAAGCTGAATTTCCTGATGAAGGAACGGCTCGAGGCGATTACCGTGCTGCTTCCGATGCCGGCTGCTGACTGTGCGGCGATTGCCGAAATGATCCATATGGGCTGGGATACAGAAAGTTCCGCTATCCGCCTCATTATCGGTCTCGGCCGGACGTATGAAGACGTCAGCAGGTTCAGTGAGAGTGCCGCGGAAGCCGTCACGGCAGCGGATCTGCATGATCTCCTGTTGAATCAGAAAGAGATTATCCACTACGATGAACTCGGCACTTATCAATTGCTGCTGCAAGTAAAAGACAGCGGCGGCGATTTATCTTCCTTTTACCGCCAGGTTCTCGGCAGCCTGATTAGGTCAAATGGCCATGGCATTGATTTCATCGCTACGCTGACCGCTTATTTCAAGCATAATTTCAATACCCAAGCGGCGGCTGAAGAGCTGTTCATCCACCGCCATACGCTGAAGTACCGGCTGAATCAGGCCCAACAGAAATGCGGATGGGATCTGGATTCCGCAGATGAACGGCTGAAATTGCAGCTCGCGGTTGCCGCTTACCGGCTCGATCAGCATTTGGAAAACTAG
- a CDS encoding DinB family protein, producing MNFSIEEAIEVLERSPLTFETLLTGLSPGWLHTNEGRDTWNAAQVIDHLAEAERTNWIPRIRTILESGTDQPFPDFDRFAHLKQDPDQPISEKLARFKTLRAQNLVTLKEWIQPDTDLDQTGTHPAFGEVKLRELIATWAVHDLTHIAQIVRVMAEYYRREVGPWEQYLGVLKNSR from the coding sequence ATGAATTTTTCCATTGAAGAAGCGATCGAAGTGCTTGAACGGAGCCCGTTAACATTCGAGACGCTGCTGACCGGCCTGTCTCCGGGCTGGTTGCATACAAATGAAGGCCGCGATACATGGAACGCCGCACAAGTCATCGATCATCTGGCCGAGGCCGAGCGTACAAACTGGATTCCGCGCATCCGGACGATCCTTGAGTCAGGTACAGACCAGCCGTTCCCTGATTTTGACCGCTTCGCCCATTTGAAGCAGGATCCCGACCAGCCCATCAGTGAAAAACTTGCACGTTTCAAAACCTTGCGGGCCCAGAATTTAGTGACGTTAAAAGAGTGGATCCAACCGGACACGGACCTCGACCAAACCGGCACCCACCCGGCGTTCGGCGAAGTGAAGCTGCGGGAGCTGATCGCCACATGGGCGGTCCATGACCTGACCCATATCGCACAGATTGTCCGGGTCATGGCGGAGTATTACCGCCGGGAAGTCGGGCCCTGGGAACAATACTTAGGCGTTTTGAAAAACAGCCGATGA
- a CDS encoding DUF4236 domain-containing protein codes for MGLGFRKSFKIAPGVRVNVSKRGVGASVGVKGLRYSVNSRGQRRTTASIPGTGISYVSTSSSGRKYKSAAHSQRQQLARQQKEIAKQEELQQARYEVQVFENQLEMIRSIHKECDDVFDWPEISRYKHPHHTKDIGEHELEAQRRLEAFTPSFMQQLLKTADKEEAKLKQALTDARERDTEEFKEMIRTVRLANRILQQEVEAYLQVIEELNPLDDLLEFGSGFEFIIEDPKTIEVEFLVSSEHVVPPQVKSLTKTGKLSVKNMSKTMYFDIQQDYVCSAAIRIARDLFAILPFDTVIVHALDEILDTVTGKTGTLPILSVKFDRHTLNSLNFEAIDCSDSMANFPHNMKFKKTQGFAPVEKLEAAGV; via the coding sequence ATGGGATTAGGATTCAGAAAAAGTTTTAAAATTGCACCTGGTGTTCGGGTCAATGTATCGAAACGGGGAGTCGGAGCAAGCGTTGGGGTAAAGGGTCTCCGTTATTCGGTAAATTCCCGCGGGCAGCGACGGACAACAGCAAGCATTCCTGGAACAGGCATTTCCTATGTCTCCACTTCGAGTTCAGGCAGGAAATATAAAAGCGCTGCGCATTCACAGCGGCAGCAGCTCGCCAGGCAGCAAAAAGAAATCGCCAAGCAGGAAGAATTGCAGCAAGCCCGGTATGAAGTTCAAGTATTTGAAAATCAGTTGGAAATGATCCGCTCGATACATAAGGAATGCGATGATGTATTTGATTGGCCTGAAATCAGCCGGTACAAGCATCCGCATCATACGAAAGACATCGGAGAACATGAACTGGAAGCACAGCGCCGACTGGAAGCATTCACCCCCTCCTTCATGCAGCAACTGTTGAAGACAGCAGATAAAGAAGAAGCGAAACTGAAACAGGCTTTGACGGATGCACGGGAAAGGGATACGGAAGAGTTCAAGGAAATGATCCGCACTGTCCGGCTCGCAAACCGGATCCTTCAGCAGGAGGTCGAAGCATATCTGCAAGTCATCGAGGAATTGAATCCGCTGGATGACCTGTTGGAATTCGGCAGCGGGTTTGAATTCATTATCGAAGACCCGAAAACGATTGAAGTGGAATTCCTGGTCAGTTCAGAACACGTTGTGCCGCCCCAAGTAAAATCACTCACCAAAACCGGAAAATTATCCGTCAAGAACATGTCTAAGACGATGTATTTCGATATCCAGCAGGATTATGTATGCAGCGCAGCGATCCGCATTGCCCGTGATTTGTTCGCCATCCTGCCCTTTGACACAGTCATCGTCCATGCGCTGGATGAAATCCTTGATACAGTCACAGGCAAAACCGGGACACTCCCGATTCTCTCAGTCAAGTTTGACCGGCACACGTTGAACAGCCTGAACTTCGAGGCCATCGACTGCTCTGATTCGATGGCGAACTTCCCGCATAACATGAAATTCAAGAAAACACAGGGATTCGCACCTGTGGAAAAACTGGAAGCAGCCGGCGTATAA
- a CDS encoding CapA family protein, with product MKKVRVSLGVLLLPLSLLSAGCTFQEAETVIEAAPFSVRALPIATVPEKVIKTREVTLAAVGDVLIHDRVYNDAETESGYNFNPKLEEVKPYLEQADITIANSESIVGGSEIGLSGYPSFNSPYEVADTMKNVGVDVVAMANNHTLDRGIQAVENAINYWHQLGIKHTGSALTEEAGRDIPTVTANDITFSFLSYTYGTNGVQTPAGQEYLVNRIDRARIQEDLKRAQELSDVVVLNLHFGKEYERMPNAEQIDLAHFAAENGADIILGHHPHVLQPADWIETSDGGETFVIYSLGNFFSGQDGLYKQTGGILHLTVEKVTDAASETITITEPAFTPTFVTSENEQNYQMELLKNVDPAFNEEIKEHMSMWVPEMMFIE from the coding sequence TTGAAAAAGGTTCGGGTATCACTTGGCGTACTTCTACTGCCGCTTTCCCTGTTATCAGCCGGTTGCACATTCCAAGAGGCTGAAACCGTTATAGAAGCTGCTCCGTTTTCTGTTCGGGCGTTACCGATTGCGACAGTGCCGGAGAAAGTCATTAAAACCCGTGAAGTCACACTTGCTGCAGTCGGGGATGTACTGATCCACGACCGCGTATATAATGATGCAGAGACTGAAAGCGGTTACAATTTCAATCCTAAACTCGAAGAAGTAAAGCCTTACCTTGAACAGGCGGATATTACCATCGCCAATTCGGAAAGCATTGTCGGCGGGAGTGAGATCGGGCTGTCGGGATACCCTTCCTTCAACAGTCCATATGAAGTGGCGGACACGATGAAGAATGTGGGCGTCGATGTAGTGGCAATGGCCAATAACCATACGCTCGACCGCGGAATCCAAGCGGTTGAAAATGCCATCAATTACTGGCATCAGCTCGGCATTAAACATACCGGTTCTGCTCTTACAGAAGAAGCAGGCCGGGACATTCCGACAGTAACAGCCAACGACATCACATTTTCATTTCTGTCGTACACCTATGGCACAAACGGTGTCCAGACACCTGCCGGTCAGGAGTACTTGGTCAACCGGATCGACCGGGCACGGATTCAGGAAGATTTGAAGCGGGCGCAGGAACTGTCGGATGTTGTCGTGCTGAATCTGCATTTCGGCAAAGAGTATGAGCGGATGCCGAATGCAGAGCAGATCGATTTGGCGCATTTTGCAGCCGAGAATGGCGCTGATATCATCCTCGGACACCATCCGCATGTCCTCCAGCCGGCTGACTGGATAGAAACATCCGATGGCGGAGAGACGTTCGTCATTTATTCACTCGGGAATTTCTTCTCGGGCCAGGATGGGCTGTATAAACAGACCGGCGGCATTTTGCATCTGACGGTTGAAAAAGTCACAGATGCGGCCTCGGAAACCATCACGATCACAGAGCCGGCATTCACGCCGACGTTCGTGACCAGTGAAAATGAACAGAATTACCAAATGGAATTGCTGAAGAATGTGGATCCCGCTTTTAATGAGGAGATCAAAGAACATATGTCAATGTGGGTACCGGAAATGATGTTCATCGAATAG
- a CDS encoding aspartate aminotransferase family protein — MERSLLIKPKMDDEYPTAVRGEGVYIYDAAGHKYLDGSSGAVTALLGHAVPEIIDAMYNQSKSISFTYRSQFTTDAAEQLAQKLNELVGSDTDYWSFFVDSGSEATETAMKIAIQHWQEQGNYRKNKVLSRWNSYHGITLGALSMSGHLERRKRFAPLLDELPSISPPDAGLAGAEELDQAIRRKGADNVAAFIAEPIVGAAGGVLIPPAGYYERIREICDHHQVLFIADEVMTGIGRTGRMFGMDHWGAEPDIITLGKGMGAGYTPIAAALVSARVMEPILKGTQSVMSGHTYSANPQSAATAVAVLAYIEKHGLVERSAMSGLYLLDKFKALGAYCPLIGEVRGKGLMIGIDLTADSAVNRPFPKEMGVTAAFVKKARDNGLLVYPAAGASGGDGDTVIVAPPLTINQEEMDELVRLFKKTAAELQQEYSINAVTALD; from the coding sequence ATGGAACGTTCTCTGTTGATCAAGCCGAAGATGGACGATGAGTACCCGACAGCCGTGCGCGGTGAGGGTGTTTACATTTATGATGCTGCCGGCCATAAATACCTGGATGGCTCGTCAGGCGCTGTGACGGCGCTTCTCGGCCATGCGGTGCCAGAAATTATCGACGCCATGTATAACCAGTCGAAAAGCATTTCATTCACCTACCGCTCTCAATTCACAACGGATGCCGCCGAGCAATTGGCACAAAAACTGAATGAACTGGTCGGCAGTGACACGGATTATTGGTCGTTTTTCGTTGACAGCGGCTCCGAGGCGACCGAGACCGCGATGAAGATTGCCATCCAGCATTGGCAGGAACAAGGGAATTACCGAAAAAACAAAGTGCTGTCCCGCTGGAACAGTTACCATGGCATCACGCTCGGTGCGCTGTCGATGTCGGGGCATCTTGAAAGGCGGAAGCGCTTCGCGCCGCTTCTCGATGAATTGCCAAGCATTTCTCCACCTGACGCCGGCCTGGCGGGTGCAGAGGAACTCGACCAGGCGATCCGGCGGAAAGGGGCGGACAACGTCGCGGCATTCATCGCCGAACCGATTGTCGGCGCAGCCGGCGGTGTGCTGATACCGCCTGCCGGCTATTACGAACGCATCCGGGAAATCTGCGACCACCATCAGGTTCTGTTCATTGCAGATGAAGTGATGACGGGTATTGGCCGCACCGGCAGAATGTTCGGCATGGATCATTGGGGAGCCGAGCCGGATATCATAACGCTCGGGAAAGGAATGGGGGCCGGCTATACACCGATTGCGGCAGCTTTGGTCAGTGCCCGGGTCATGGAACCGATCCTCAAAGGCACACAATCCGTGATGAGCGGCCATACTTACAGCGCGAATCCGCAATCAGCGGCAACGGCAGTGGCTGTTCTTGCATACATCGAGAAACACGGTCTGGTCGAACGGTCGGCTATGAGCGGGCTGTATTTATTGGATAAATTCAAAGCACTTGGGGCGTATTGTCCGCTGATCGGGGAAGTGCGCGGCAAAGGACTGATGATCGGCATCGATCTTACAGCAGATTCCGCAGTGAATCGGCCATTCCCAAAAGAAATGGGCGTTACGGCTGCATTCGTTAAAAAAGCGCGGGACAATGGGCTGCTTGTCTACCCGGCAGCCGGCGCGAGTGGCGGAGACGGCGATACCGTCATAGTGGCGCCGCCGCTTACCATAAATCAGGAAGAGATGGACGAACTTGTACGGCTGTTCAAAAAAACTGCCGCTGAACTGCAGCAGGAATACAGCATTAACGCAGTAACGGCATTGGACTAG
- a CDS encoding amidase produces the protein MEKAVEAKLQVLDLDATELARRISRQDVSSREATEQYIQQLKIVNPLVNCLVEDRFEQARKEAAEADRQLAAGKASGKLFGVPMSMKEALGVSGMQTTGGLLRRKGFVQHDDAEVVRKLRAEGAILLGKTNTPELCFCQETDNKLYGRTNNPRDLTRTVGGSSGGEAALIAAGGAAAGIGSDIGGSIRFPSHFNGVVGFKPGRGQVSAAGSYPSVDHELQRRMLGIGPITKTVRDARLLYNIIAEKPAEEKSLDDFIIDVLSDTGYPLSGDTAGLLECIYKTVSKDFQTAHAVPPFFRQSALLWQEIMSIEGAKGAGQEAFGEQPIRPHLAYITERITGKADIHRYLSWALIGAALFKPSEKRLSEIRESLKRGDDELDHYLKGRVLIFPVYHTGAPKHGVVYKEIFSIRKTFQSYMPFIAYANTWGLPSLTVPVGRDENHMPIGVQLISRNGNEEALFQLGEWLEEQFGGYERAKTEEIAGH, from the coding sequence ATGGAAAAGGCAGTCGAAGCAAAACTGCAGGTGCTTGATTTGGATGCGACGGAACTGGCCCGGCGGATCAGCCGGCAGGATGTGTCTTCCCGGGAAGCGACAGAGCAGTACATCCAGCAGCTGAAGATTGTGAACCCGCTGGTGAATTGCCTCGTGGAGGACCGGTTTGAGCAAGCGAGGAAGGAAGCGGCGGAAGCGGACCGGCAGCTGGCTGCCGGCAAGGCGTCCGGTAAATTATTCGGTGTGCCGATGAGCATGAAAGAGGCTCTTGGGGTTTCAGGCATGCAGACAACCGGCGGGCTGCTGCGCCGGAAGGGTTTTGTTCAGCATGACGATGCGGAGGTCGTGCGGAAGTTGCGTGCGGAAGGGGCCATCCTCCTTGGGAAAACAAATACCCCTGAGCTGTGTTTTTGCCAGGAAACCGATAATAAACTGTATGGCCGGACGAATAATCCGCGGGATCTCACGCGGACGGTGGGCGGGTCCAGTGGCGGAGAAGCGGCATTGATTGCTGCGGGAGGTGCAGCTGCCGGAATCGGATCTGATATCGGCGGCTCGATTCGGTTTCCGAGTCATTTCAATGGCGTCGTCGGTTTTAAACCGGGGCGCGGACAAGTATCGGCAGCCGGCAGTTATCCGTCTGTCGATCACGAGCTGCAGCGCCGGATGCTCGGTATCGGTCCGATTACGAAGACTGTCCGGGATGCCCGGCTCCTTTATAACATCATTGCAGAGAAACCGGCGGAAGAGAAATCCCTCGATGACTTCATCATCGATGTGCTCTCGGATACGGGCTATCCGCTGTCAGGAGATACTGCCGGTCTGCTGGAATGCATTTACAAAACAGTAAGCAAGGATTTTCAGACGGCTCATGCAGTACCTCCATTTTTCAGGCAGTCGGCGCTGCTGTGGCAGGAGATCATGTCGATCGAGGGGGCAAAGGGCGCAGGGCAAGAAGCGTTCGGCGAACAGCCCATTCGGCCGCATCTGGCATACATCACAGAACGCATAACCGGAAAAGCGGATATTCACCGGTACCTGTCATGGGCGCTGATCGGAGCGGCTCTGTTCAAGCCATCTGAAAAACGGCTCAGTGAGATCCGGGAATCGCTTAAGCGGGGAGACGATGAACTGGATCATTATTTGAAGGGCCGCGTCCTTATTTTTCCGGTCTACCATACCGGTGCGCCGAAGCATGGTGTGGTCTATAAGGAAATTTTCTCGATCCGAAAAACTTTCCAGTCCTATATGCCGTTCATCGCATATGCCAATACATGGGGGCTTCCTTCTTTGACAGTACCTGTCGGAAGAGATGAAAATCACATGCCGATCGGTGTTCAGCTCATCAGCCGGAATGGCAATGAAGAAGCGCTGTTTCAGCTCGGTGAATGGCTGGAAGAACAGTTCGGCGGCTATGAGCGGGCGAAAACAGAAGAGATTGCCGGACATTGA
- a CDS encoding aldo/keto reductase, whose amino-acid sequence MKRLKLGTSGLEASDIALGCMGLGQLPVSKAEMVIRNAMDLGVNFFDHADIYAAGASESVFAEALGMTPAVRENMIIQTKAGIRKGYYDFSKEHLMRSANDSLKRLKTDYIDIFMLHRPDMLMEPEEVAEAFHELKTSGKVRHFGVSNHNPMQIELLKKHVGQDLIVNQLQLSVLHTGMMDAGVQVNTRHENSVNRDGSVLDYSRLHDMTVQAWSPFRYGQFEGFFLDNKNMPEINAKLQEIADRYGLSKSAIAVAWILRHPARIQAVVGTMTPERLTAISQASGLELTRQEWYEIYRAAGNDLP is encoded by the coding sequence TTGAAACGATTGAAACTCGGAACAAGCGGCCTTGAAGCGTCGGATATCGCATTGGGGTGTATGGGACTCGGCCAATTGCCTGTCTCGAAAGCGGAAATGGTTATCAGGAATGCGATGGACCTCGGTGTAAACTTTTTCGACCATGCGGATATTTACGCAGCAGGCGCTTCAGAATCCGTATTTGCAGAAGCCCTCGGCATGACACCGGCGGTAAGGGAAAACATGATTATCCAGACAAAAGCCGGCATCCGGAAAGGCTATTACGACTTCTCGAAAGAACATTTAATGAGATCAGCCAATGATAGTCTGAAGCGGCTGAAGACCGACTATATTGATATTTTCATGCTGCACCGGCCGGATATGTTAATGGAGCCGGAAGAAGTGGCAGAGGCATTCCATGAGCTGAAAACAAGCGGCAAGGTCCGGCATTTCGGTGTCAGCAATCATAACCCGATGCAGATTGAATTGCTGAAAAAACATGTGGGACAGGACTTGATCGTCAATCAGCTGCAGTTGAGCGTCTTGCATACCGGCATGATGGACGCTGGTGTTCAAGTGAATACACGGCACGAGAATAGCGTGAACCGGGATGGTTCTGTGCTGGATTATAGCCGCCTGCATGACATGACAGTCCAGGCCTGGTCGCCATTTCGCTATGGCCAGTTCGAAGGGTTTTTTCTTGATAATAAGAATATGCCGGAGATTAACGCGAAACTGCAGGAAATTGCAGATCGTTACGGCTTATCCAAGTCAGCCATCGCCGTCGCCTGGATCCTGCGTCATCCCGCGCGTATCCAAGCAGTTGTCGGGACGATGACACCGGAACGGCTCACTGCCATTTCGCAGGCATCCGGACTCGAACTGACGCGTCAGGAATGGTATGAAATTTACCGGGCCGCAGGCAATGACCTGCCGTAA
- a CDS encoding Hsp20/alpha crystallin family protein → MRDGRETAHVEGEKEPGQPFLNCVRLRSRIFAADQFIKTSWKGMILMNTLFPKKHDDFFPSLFGSGLESDFFNKFFGEPTYPQVDIKEKGEQYEFTVDLPGFAKEDIEVEYRDGYLEIRGNKQQKQETEERDGRYIRKERSYGAFKRSFYIGDIEEDNISGSFKEGILTLNVPKSSERERGRRIQIE, encoded by the coding sequence ATGCGTGATGGCAGAGAAACTGCTCATGTGGAAGGGGAGAAAGAACCGGGACAGCCCTTTTTGAATTGCGTCCGCTTACGATCACGGATTTTTGCTGCTGACCAATTCATTAAAACATCGTGGAAAGGAATGATTCTGATGAATACATTGTTTCCGAAAAAACATGATGACTTTTTCCCAAGTCTTTTTGGAAGCGGGTTGGAATCGGACTTTTTCAATAAGTTTTTTGGTGAACCGACGTATCCGCAAGTGGACATCAAGGAAAAAGGGGAGCAGTACGAGTTTACAGTCGACCTGCCGGGCTTTGCGAAAGAAGATATTGAAGTGGAGTACCGCGACGGCTATCTGGAAATCCGCGGCAATAAGCAGCAGAAACAGGAAACGGAAGAACGCGATGGCCGCTATATCCGAAAAGAGCGTTCCTACGGCGCATTCAAACGAAGCTTCTATATTGGTGATATCGAAGAGGACAATATTTCCGGTTCTTTCAAGGAAGGGATCCTGACGCTCAACGTGCCGAAATCATCGGAACGGGAGAGAGGGCGCCGCATTCAGATTGAGTAG
- a CDS encoding YrhK family protein has translation MLSIKHNQDYVEIQTAASRILFRKECKLTTTFNDLLVAFFFVAGSLINFFSSEGGYANTLYLFGSLILAGRALYNVKTNLSIEHTRKTAGHWK, from the coding sequence ATGCTGAGCATCAAACACAATCAGGACTATGTAGAAATTCAAACCGCCGCTTCGCGGATTTTATTCAGAAAAGAGTGCAAGCTGACAACTACGTTCAACGACCTGCTCGTTGCCTTCTTTTTCGTCGCCGGCAGCCTGATCAATTTTTTCAGCTCAGAGGGTGGCTATGCGAATACCCTTTATCTTTTCGGCAGTCTGATCCTCGCCGGGCGGGCACTTTATAACGTAAAGACCAATTTATCCATTGAGCATACAAGAAAAACTGCCGGTCACTGGAAATAG